In the Halictus rubicundus isolate RS-2024b chromosome 12, iyHalRubi1_principal, whole genome shotgun sequence genome, GTGTACGAGCCTATAGCAGAATTGAAGAGGATGGTAAATGCGTTACGCAGCCTCTTGTCTTTAGTTGAGATTAATCTATTAATTATCGATGCTAGGGAAGAAACACTGTACCCAGAGTAGTGGAATATTAAAAACTAATTGGAGATTATTTCCAGGGCGTAAACAACGATATGTGGAAAATATCAAAGATCAACGACACCTATTCCATATGCGACAGCTACCCTGCCGTGTGGGCAGTACCCGCTGCAGCGACCGACGAGGATCTGCAAGCGTCTGCGGCGTTCAGGAGCAAAGGAAGACTTCCGGTGCTCTCGTGGATCCACCCGGAGAGTCAAGCGACCATAACTCGTTGCGCCCAGCCCTTGGTGGGCGTTGGTGGGAAGAGGAGTCGCGAGGACGAACGATATGTTCAGTTGATCATGGACGCGAATGCGCAGAGTCACAAGTTATTTATTATGGACGCCCGACCGATGCCGAATGCGATAGCGAATAAGGCGAAGGGTGGAGGCTACGAGAACGAAGACGATTATCAGAACGCGGAGCTAGTGTTTTTAGACATTCCTAACATTCACGTGATGAGGGAAAGCCTTAGAAAAGTGAAAGGTATTCGGCTCGTTGCGTGCCGGTTCTTTTATCGGTTCGTGTTCTAAATGATCGCCTGGCACGGATGGTGGGAATGGCTAGTGCAATTAACCATTTATGACTCGGCTGAGCTCGTGCTACGATCACGACAACTACCATTGATATTCGTTACCTTTCAGAATTATGCTTTCCAAAGATCGATGAAGCGAGATGGTTGTCAGGAATCGAATCCACAGTCTGGCTGAAACATATCAAATACGTGCTCGCCGGGGCGCTCAAGATAGTAGACAAAGTTGACAATCACAAGACGTCGGTGCTGGTGCACTGCTCCGACGGCTGGGACAGAACCGCGCAGGTAATTAAGACAAACGTCATGTGTACCCGATTGCGATATACGTGCCCTTTAATGTTTGTAAATGTTTGCAGCTCACAGCTCTTGCCATGTTAATGTTAGATCCGTATTACAGAACTATCAAAGGTTTTGAGGTTCTCATAGAAAAGGAGTGGCTCAGTTTCGGCCACAAATTCCAACAGGTGCGACATTGAGCCGTCAATTAATTGATTTATCTAAGTTTTATTTCGCGCGGATTGTTCTAATCGCGAGGATCTTGCCCTCAGAGGATCGGTCATGGCGACGAGCACCACAGCGACGCTGACAGGTCCCCGGTGTTCCTGCAGTTCATGGACTGCGTGTGGCAGATCAGCCGACAATACCCGAACGCGTTCGAGTTCAACGAACACTTTCTTATCACTATACTCGACCATCTGTACTCTTGCAGATTCGGCACGTTTTTGTACAACAGGCAGGTGTCGCTCGACTTTTTATCAAGAAACACCACTGTCCAACTGAATAAGTCTTGCATAGAACTATGTTTTAGAATCTCGCAAATACGACGATATATGTCTTTTATGATGTTATGGACATTAGAACGTGTTTAAACGATGTGTAAAGAGAGGAAGATAACTAAAACGTCCATATTCTCAGTTAGTTTTCAATGTACCTTGAAAAGTGTGAGTCTGAGGCAAAATGAATCTACACTACGCGGTAGAGGAGGCCTTCTTTCTTGGTAAAAGGGAATTAGTTGGATAGTGTGAACTGAATTTATAGGGTCCGTGAATTTTCGGAGGATATGCTGATCGTTGCCATAATGTCTACAGCGAACGCGAGAGGGTACAAGCGCAGGTTAAGCAGAAAACGGTGTCTCTATGGTCGTACACGAACAGTCAATTATCCCTGTACCAGAACCCTCTGTACTGGTCAACGCCGACCTACCAACCGGCATTGCTGACGATAGCTAGCATGAGGTATATAAAACCGTGGAAGAGCGTGTACTGCAGGTGGAATCCTAGTATGCGACAGCAGGTTCGTAAAACTTAAAAGAGGCTCCATTTTATTCTATTTACAATCGATCTTTGTCAAATTCttttatactatcatctaaagTCTTTTCTTTCCTAAAGTTTTTTCACCATATTTTTTCCTCGCTGTTCCAAAGGATCCTGTTTATCAACGAACGAGGGAGCTTCTAGTCTTGAACGAGCAACTGGAGAAACAGCTGGAGGAGGGTCGAAGCGAGCAAGCCTCCCGTGCGAACCGGTCGCTGACGTCGTCCGCACCGGTCAGGATACATTCCCCGGTTCACTCATAGTTGCAGGTCGTGACACGCAATTCGCCCGTCCTCTTTATCGATCTGTAGTTCATTGTAAAACGTGCCTCTCCATGtttccttcttctccttctccttacTCCTCCCTCGCCGGAGCCAACGGCGGGCGCTGTTCGACTAAAAGAACTTCGCAATCGCTATGTACAAAATGCTTGTTGATAAATGAAAAGGAAAGAGAACGCAGAACGTTTACGAATGTTGCGCAATCCACTCTCTACGGGCCTGTCCTCCTTCCCAATCGTCGTAGAATGTAGGAAACACGCTCCAACTCCTGCAAAAAAAAGAGACTATTCGGTCAATCCGGCGAAGACTATTCGCCCCTCAGAACGAGATACTGCAATGTCTGAAAACTTGGGAACTATTCCTTGGTCTCCACACCAGCGCATACTGATCTAATGACGGAACTTGTAACGTTCTCAATTATTTTCTTTAGTGTACGTACTCATTTCATCCTCGAATTCGACAGAATCCTCAGCACGTTTATGGCTGGCGCCTCCGCGACCAACGAGAGCACAATGCTGCTGACGTAAGTGACCATTATCACTCCGATGCCCATGTTAGcctaagaaagtggaatgaaTTATAGATATCGATTCGTTCAATTAGTCGGTTCTTCGGTTAAGCTGCTACTGACCGTTGACATCAGGTCGAAGTAGTTCGGGTGATTATTGTACAAGTTTATCGAGGTTATGATCATTGGATTCAAGAGGTAAGCGCAGAAAGTTAGTCTGCCCAATGGTATCCATACTTTGAACGACAGGATCTTGTTCACAATACCTACGatcaaaaaagaagaagagttTGAGAATCGAAGGATGTTctgtttttaacactaggttcacgggacgcgttccaatatttttaattcacgattgttgagattgtaaagatgcatccctgaagaattattcaacaaagtttatttctttagATATGTATTATTGAAAAATgggtataatttttataaagtaatgtaacatAGTCACTCTTAgcgttccgtaaacctagtgttaagagaaAGAAGAGATTCATTACCTCCGTTGTTCGTTACACACGCGACTATTAGCCACGATATCCCAACGCCCCATATTGTTCTGCTGAAGGCTGTGTACAGAATACTCATATGCATCGACATGTTTCTTTCCACACCGCCGAAGAGAATCGAGCAGTTGCACAGCACGCCGATGGTCCAGCCGAGTATTTTGCCTTTCTGGAATGTTCAAGTTAATCTTAGACCCTGACGAATACTATGACTCTTGAGTTTTCTGTCGGGACCATCGTGCCCCTATTCAAATTTATACTGATAATTATTTAACATGTACTCAACTCGATAAATCTTTATTatcttaatgtttttttttgtacTATTACCGATTTccaactcattaaaattattaagagaggaaacaaatgtctacgtagctcctGCATCTTGTAATGAATGACAATTgttatttcgcacaaaaatccgcggtctggtAATTATGTTTGCAATCATTTTGCGAGGCAGTTGTGAAAATTAGTGCATAGGACATGTTGCTAGGATTTGAGAGACCACGTTGTACACCTGGATCAAGCGTGAGACACTGGTTTGGAACGAAAAATATGTAATGAATTGCAGTTAGCAGATAAGAAAATGATTTTACCGTCGTAAGCTTCAATTTGTAGTTCATCTTGTCAACGATGATCGCGGTGGCCATTCCCACAAGGAATGGTCCAATCCTGAGCCATGGGCGCATGTACAAGTCTGTTAGCGTCCTGTGCATCTCGTCCATCCTGAAGGGGAACAGAAAGACAGTTGTACAAGTTGGTCCTAAGAAAGCGCTACTATTCTAGGAGAGAGTACTTCAGAGATACTTACGTGGGAACATAATCGAGGACGTACACCAAGTACCCATTCGATACTACACACGAGAGTAACGTTACAGCGCCCAAACTCAAGGCGACGTAAGACCGCCTGGAACAGTTCACCAACGATTTAAATTTCCGGTTGATAATCATTCAAACATCGTCCAGTCTAGACCATACTTTCCCAatcttttttaacactaggtttacggagcactaaaaattactattttacatttccttataaaaataacatgaatatatctatcaaaatctgtagccatttttttaaataatatatacctagagaaatcaatttgtgaaataattcctcgtgtatccatgtttgcaatcttaatattcgtgaattgaaaatattagaatccgtcattttgacgggtcccgtaaatctagtgttaatactaggtttacagGCCGCGTCGAAATGacttgttctaatatttttaatttacgattattgagattgtgaagatgaaTCCATACGGAactgttcaacaaatttatttctttgggtatatattatttcaaaaaaaatttggatagacacattctgattatttttacaaagtaatgtataatagtcacttttagtgctccgtgaacctaatGTTAACACATAGCctctaattattaattttttgtcTGCACCCTTTTGAGTAAACTATTTCAATTTTGGGAAACTATGGATCAGACAAAGAAAGGGATTGCTTACCAGGTGTACAGCATCAGCAGGATGGTGCCGTACAGGAAGTACTGCATGTCGTTGGCAATGTACCAACTCCAGCTGAGGCACTGAAACAAGCACACACACCGTGTAAATCATCCTGTTCACATGGACTACAGGAACGTACGGTCACCAATTTTAATGGTTTACAACTCAAACCAATtaatcaatttcgatgaaatttattAACAGTTTTTAACTTTTCGTAATTCAaactaaacgcaatttttctaaaattttcattacatatcatctagtaaactaTTTTATCCAGCTTGGCAGAAAACCCGAAATCCGAAGGTCCATTTATAAAGAAGTTATTCTGATTCAAAGTGTCTGTCATCATAATTATAAGACTAGCTGTAATTGTATGTAGGACCCGGAAGATTCCAATTTAGTATCATTAATTTTTTGACAAGCGGTAGCGTAGAAGAAATATAAAGTCAAccctgtttttctttttaaatggaatgatatatttctTCTCTATATTTTAATAGGACACTTCAAGATAAATACAATGGCCTTTACTGTGAAGGTCGTCTAAGGTCAAttggaatgaaaaataaattatttctaagCAAATAATGTGTTCAGTACCAGTTCATCCCACGAGAAGAGGTTGTTGATGTAGAGAAGGTTCCTCCACCAGTATTTCGAACAATAGTAACTCGGGGCCTCGACTATCTGATACGTCGAAGTCTTTTCATAGTATGTGTAGTTTAGTATCGCGATCAATAACACGATCAGATACGCTGGTGTGAGCCTAAAAAGGCGGTGGTTTAGAAAGACAATTCATTTTCTATGATATCAGGGATATTGATCGCAAGATGCATTTACCTGATGAATCGTTTGACGGTCTGCAGAGTGAGCTGCAGCATGCATATACCGAACGACAACGTCGGTTTCTCTTTGCGCATCACTTTAAGATAGATGCATCCCATCAGGAACCCGCTTACGCAGAGGAACGTGTCCACAGAATACGTCGCGTTGCTGATTATTTGCACTATGAAACCGTCCGTGAAGATCGACCCCCACGCTGCATTAACTGAAATCGAAAAAATCGGCGATTACTAATTCGGAGCGACGACTAGATCAAAGAAAAATGGGACACGTGTAACTCTTAAAACGGGCTTAACCACTGCAACATGCTAGCAATACTAATTAGTAATTAGTATACATGGTAATTTGCTATATACTAGCAATACTAATTGAAGACCGTGGTGCAAAAACCGGGTAAGTGcagattttgaaaattatataatttctcCACCAAGCATTCAGGAATAcataaaaaatgtgtaaaatttcaataaatagaattttttttttaaatggacttGCCCGGTTTTTGCACCAAGGTCTTCAATTAGACTGCGTATCTCTATgcaaaacaaacaatttttatgtcaaatgtgaacgaaaattaataattactgTGCAGTATCGAAAAGCAGCTCAAGAATTTCGTCCGATTAGGAAATTGCTGTAGAACAATTTGCTAATTGTTAGGGGCACCCTTACCCATATAATTATTGGTATAGTAAGCGGTGTGCACGAAAATGACCCACAACATGCTTATGCTCTTGAGACCGTGCAATGCTGGAATCGAGCCATCTCCAACCTTGAACGTGAAAATCTGTTTCGCGTTCGTGTACGCGGAGAAACACATGAGAATCTTCGTTGTCATAGTCTCCGGCTTATGCTCCTCCATGGAGACGTCTTCCGGGTCCGGTTCCGGCTCGTGCTTCGCTTCCACGTCGTTCTTCAATTCTGTGCGCATTCAATCGTAGTTTTCCAATTTCGATTACTATGTTAGTATCCCTTGCCGTGGGAGACCATAGATCTTTAGCCATGGATCTAGTTCATTATATTTGGTAATGTCCCGAACAAGATAAAAATCTAACTTCCTTAACATCATATAGTTGAATGCTTCGTTTCGAGACTGGTATGTCTGACTTTGAAATttaaacagactgcggatttttatgctaaataaaaatgttctacatcgAATGTGAGCgacagaaattgaataaaaattaagtacttttcaaaataatttttctgagTCTCCAATGgtaaatattcttaaaatcttCTAATTTCCTTTATAGTTTGCGTGTTTCGCCAATTCATTGCCATCAAAGAtacacaaaaatccgcagtgtacaaGTCGAATCCcgcgtaattttttttttttcgatgttGCCTAAATTCTGACGGAAGATCAAGGGAATCGGAGTGTTCCAATGATCGATGGCTATCGATCTCGGCCTCTCGATCAGGCGGCGATCGTGCTCACCAGTAGTGTTATTGTTCTCGAACGTGAGGAAGTCCCTCTTCTTTCTCAGTCGTTTTTGGTAAAACATGACGTCGTACACCGTGCCAGCGATCACCAGGACAAGGGACAACGTCAACAAAAGTCTGCGAGCAAACAAGTTACGGTTTATCAACATTTTCGAAACGCCTCGGCTATTGTGCAAGAGGCAAAAGCATTTCCGTCACGGGCGTGAACGAGTCCGTGCGGATAACAGGAAACGTCGAACACTATATGTATCAGTCCAGGTGTTTAACGTGAAAATTCGAGGTATTCAACGACGCCAAACGTGACATCGATTCGGTATACGCAAGATAAAAATTATCTCCACGAATCTcaagaatcttaataatttgaataggtTGCAAATAATGTGCCAGTAATGTTAAATTCATTTGATGTTCTTTCTATTTTGCGCTTCGCTTCCTCATTTTTGCCAGAAATGCATCAAATCTACCGATCAGAGAAACAAGTTCCGAATTTTCATGAAATGGTCGATCATCTTGGGGCAAGCATCGATTATGTTTGGCTACCTACATCGCTATGACGATCTGGCCGCTCAACAGCCACTGGTGATCATCCGTCACATCGGAGACCTCGAGCAACTTAAAGTCCGCGGAGTATAGTTGCCCAACTAGGAGAGTCCTATCATGGAAGATCTTCTCTATGATTACGTATACGTCGTCCACCGAGCAGGATGATGGCAGACACATTCCCAATAGCATGTGGTCCTAAAATACAATGATACAGTGAGTCGAGCAGCGATCCAAGGATCCTCGAGGGTTTTTGCCAAGGATTCTGAGCGATACAGATCATCCCCTAAGTTTCTAGGCATGAGTTCATCGTCGAGGCGGCTGGGTGTTGGAAACacttgatttatttattttgtcttAGCGAGACTCCTTTAATTTTATTCACGGTTTTATGTCGCGAAACAGCAAGTCATTAAGCATTGAAATCTGATGACGTCTTTGGGAAGATTTCGAAGATTCTTTTGAATTTAGCACAGGCACTCGGAGGACTATTAATAGATTTCCGGTGCGTAATGAATGTCTCGACACAAAATGAAATTGAGCATCGTGAGCATAAATTCACCGAAGATGGAATATTCATGAGATAATGTTCGTATCTTTTTAGATGAACGTTGGCATCTTTGTTGGGAGTTTGAGTTTCGGTGTTACAGCGAATAGTAAGTAGGTGACAGTAATCGTTGTCGATTCTTTTCATTATTACAACGGATCGCAAGACCTTACATAATATCTTTTATTTTCGTTTATAGTTGGCAAACTGTGAAGGATTCGAAAACGGAAAGATAGAGATGTAATAACTTTTTCAGTCGGCGAAGCAAATTTATGCAAATGGAGACATTTCTGCTCAAGCATCGAGAATACGAAATGAAGCGTCTCGATGCTTATATTAACGGTTTCATTAGACTCTTTGCACTGTGCAAAACCATTTTTACAGATCTTTCTAACCTTACGTAATTAACTTTTTGCTGTTCAGGTACCGGCGTTATACTTCTCTGACTTCATTTTCATTCAACTTTCGTCGAATCAATTGTCATTAATTATCCTTCTCAGTTGTTcggtttattttgaaaaagtgacTTCTTTTTAAACCGTGCATGGGGACTTTTTTGTCTGATTGCTAAGTGCAAAGAAAACCTGTTCTGCCTTTCTGCAGTGTCTCCATTTTGTTTGAACATTTATTCTTGCAAACAAAACTATTGACGCAACGAAAGCCAATAATAATTAGTAGTAATTagttataatattaatataataataattagtcATACCTCGCCTTTAATTCCCAAATGGTACTGCTGCGTGCTATTGTGCACGAACCTCGCGACATAGTACTGCACAGGATACGGCGGGAACTCGTACTTAGGGTCGCGATACAGCGACGCGTTCCTCGAGTGCTTCAACGACACGGGGGTCCCCCTCTTATCATTCATGTATTTGCATCCTAAACGACTACCCGGCCATAAGTTATTCCCACTAGTAAATCCGGAACCGGGACGTCCACCAGCATCCAGAACTTCATAAACAAACAATTCATAATGAGCTCACGTGTAAAATTACAAGGTCAATAACCTATCCCGACAATGTCTCTAATGTTCGTCTTAGGTGTTTAACTGTTTATCAACTAAACAAAATATTGTACCTTGCACTTGAATACATTCCGAATGTTTTTGACTTTCTAAATTCTACAAGACCCGTTGTATCCTGAGTATCCTGACACAGAATATCGCTGCTACGTTGTCCTAATTGTTAAAAAGAGAGTTTCTGATTCCTCTCCTAATTATTCATTACTTGTCTACCGAATGAAACGctgtaatttttaatcgtttcatAAATTCACCTTCGAGAACGTTCCTAATTTCCTAGCTCGAACAAGAACCATATCCTCGCACAGGATGTCTCCGACTTTTAACTTAATCATTTCATTCTTTAGCCAGCAAACGATTACCCTTCTTCAGCTACCCAGCGAATCCCTCAAATCAGCCACCATGTTCTACTTCCCAGCGTCTACCGACCAAGACCTCCGCGACCGAACAAACCATACCCGGCCCGCAAGATGTCAACGGGACGGCAACCCTAATCATCGGTGATCGCGAAACAAACACAATTGAGCTCGGTAGATCGGCTCGTAGGCGCCTCGCGTTTCCGAGCCTCCTACGAAACTAGTTTCTTGTGTAACGCGAAGAAAGTCGCGAGACGATCGATGTGCCGGGGttgccccggcgcggcgcggccgggCCCCACGAAAAATCCAACGATCGAGAGGATCGTCGCGTAATCGCGACGCACGGCCCGCGTCGCGAGCGTTGCACAAGCGTCGAGCACGTTATCGGCCCGAATTATCCGGCGGCGTAACCGTCTCTGTGTGTACACGCGAACGGAAACGAGCCTGTTACGAAACAGGCCGCGCATTCCGTCTCGTTTCGTTTGGCTACGGAGTTTCCTCGCGGTTTTCTACTTCCAACCCTCCTCTCACCGTCCGTTACCGTCGAAATACCGCGCTAATCAACAGCGCGGAGCTCTCCAGACCGGTGCGACACCTGCACTCCACCGAGAAAGGGCTAACTCAAACCCTGAGACAATTATCTCTATGGCAACGAGACTGTCAAGGGAAAAACCGTtccagtttcggtttcattgattaaattc is a window encoding:
- the Mtm gene encoding phosphatidylinositol-3-phosphate phosphatase isoform X1; its protein translation is MEKRGSAELLNVEQNNSKNASSDSLNSDSKSSSLNSKMGQESNLSSGDAGPTLLSGERIMGIAHEVTYLCPYSGPARGILSVTNYKLHFRSVDRETPYIVEVPLGVVSRIEKVGGASSRRENSYGIEAFCKDMRNLRFAHKQENHSRRDVFEKLQQYSFPLAHKLPLFAFEYSETFPENGWNVYEPIAELKRMGVNNDMWKISKINDTYSICDSYPAVWAVPAAATDEDLQASAAFRSKGRLPVLSWIHPESQATITRCAQPLVGVGGKRSREDERYVQLIMDANAQSHKLFIMDARPMPNAIANKAKGGGYENEDDYQNAELVFLDIPNIHVMRESLRKVKELCFPKIDEARWLSGIESTVWLKHIKYVLAGALKIVDKVDNHKTSVLVHCSDGWDRTAQLTALAMLMLDPYYRTIKGFEVLIEKEWLSFGHKFQQRIGHGDEHHSDADRSPVFLQFMDCVWQISRQYPNAFEFNEHFLITILDHLYSCRFGTFLYNSERERVQAQVKQKTVSLWSYTNSQLSLYQNPLYWSTPTYQPALLTIASMRYIKPWKSVYCRWNPSMRQQVRKT
- the Mtm gene encoding phosphatidylinositol-3-phosphate phosphatase isoform X2, translating into MEKRGSAELLNVEQNNSKNASSDSLNSDSKSSSLNSKMGQESESWEKASHSKSFSSSSTSTDNNIVSALEARKENQVKNLSSGDAGPTLLSGERIMGIAHEVTYLCPYSGPARGILSVTNYKLHFRSVDRETPYIVEVPLGVVSRIEKVGGASSRRENSYGIEAFCKDMRNLRFAHKQENHSRRDVFEKLQQYSFPLAHKLPLFAFEYSETFPENGWNVYEPIAELKRMGVNNDMWKISKINDTYSICDSYPAVWAVPAAATDEDLQASAAFRSKGRLPVLSWIHPESQATITRCAQPLVGVGGKRSREDERYVQLIMDANAQSHKLFIMDARPMPNAIANKAKGGGYENEDDYQNAELVFLDIPNIHVMRESLRKVKELCFPKIDEARWLSGIESTVWLKHIKYVLAGALKIVDKVDNHKTSVLVHCSDGWDRTAQLTALAMLMLDPYYRTIKGFEVLIEKEWLSFGHKFQQRIGHGDEHHSDADRSPVFLQFMDCVWQISRQYPNAFEFNEHFLITILDHLYSCRFGTFLYNSERERVQAQVKQKTVSLWSYTNSQLSLYQNPLYWSTPTYQPALLTIASMRYIKPWKSVYCRWNPSMRQQDPVYQRTRELLVLNEQLEKQLEEGRSEQASRANRSLTSSAPVRIHSPVHS
- the LOC143359658 gene encoding nose resistant to fluoxetine protein 6, with the translated sequence MTCYAKLLLLAALCAQGCLSSLAAHPNRETMKETIPLYTVLNYLNTLNSTQCRTELQLLRDAVDNNVLWGMRLLDAGGRPGSGFTSGNNLWPGSRLGCKYMNDKRGTPVSLKHSRNASLYRDPKYEFPPYPVQYYVARFVHNSTQQYHLGIKGEDHMLLGMCLPSSCSVDDVYVIIEKIFHDRTLLVGQLYSADFKLLEVSDVTDDHQWLLSGQIVIAILLLTLSLVLVIAGTVYDVMFYQKRLRKKRDFLTFENNNTTELKNDVEAKHEPEPDPEDVSMEEHKPETMTTKILMCFSAYTNAKQIFTFKVGDGSIPALHGLKSISMLWVIFVHTAYYTNNYMVNAAWGSIFTDGFIVQIISNATYSVDTFLCVSGFLMGCIYLKVMRKEKPTLSFGICMLQLTLQTVKRFIRLTPAYLIVLLIAILNYTYYEKTSTYQIVEAPSYYCSKYWWRNLLYINNLFSWDELCLSWSWYIANDMQYFLYGTILLMLYTWRSYVALSLGAVTLLSCVVSNGYLVYVLDYVPTMDEMHRTLTDLYMRPWLRIGPFLVGMATAIIVDKMNYKLKLTTKGKILGWTIGVLCNCSILFGGVERNMSMHMSILYTAFSRTIWGVGISWLIVACVTNNGGIVNKILSFKVWIPLGRLTFCAYLLNPMIITSINLYNNHPNYFDLMSTANMGIGVIMVTYVSSIVLSLVAEAPAINVLRILSNSRMK